From Brassica oleracea var. oleracea cultivar TO1000 chromosome C3, BOL, whole genome shotgun sequence, a single genomic window includes:
- the LOC106332376 gene encoding dof zinc finger protein DOF1.5-like, protein MATQDSQGIKLFGKTITFNASNITTTTIKREVHQQQPEVQATTDVRSSSTDLTVEKRPDKIIACPRCKSMETKFCYFNNYNVKQPRHFCRGCQRYWTAGGALRNVPVGAGRRKAKPPGRVGGFAEFLGAATGAVDQVELDALLVEEWRAAASHGGFRHDFPVKRLRCYTDGQSC, encoded by the coding sequence ATGGCGACCCAAGATTCACAAGGGATCAAACTCTTCGGCAAAACCATTACATTCAACGCCAGTAATATCACAACAACGACGATTAAAAGAGAAGTGCACCAACAACAGCCAGAGGTACAAGCAACAACAGACGTCAGATCATCATCAACGGATCTAACGGTGGAGAAGCGTCCAGACAAGATCATAGCATGTCCGAGATGCAAGAGCATGGAGACTAAGTTCTGTTACTTTAATAATTATAACGTTAAACAACCAAGACACTTCTGCAGAGGTTGTCAGCGTTACTGGACCGCTGGTGGAGCTCTCCGGAATGTTCCCGTCGGTGCCGGTCGCCGGAAAGCCAAACCTCCGGGGCGTGTCGGTGGATTCGCCGAGTTTCTTGGGGCTGCGACTGGAGCGGTCGATCAGGTCGAGCTTGACGCTTTGCTGGTGGAAGAGTGGCGAGCAGCTGCGTCACACGGTGGTTTCCGGCATGACTTTCCGGTGAAGAGACTCCGTTGCTACACCGATGGTCAATCTTGTTAA